From Etheostoma cragini isolate CJK2018 chromosome 14, CSU_Ecrag_1.0, whole genome shotgun sequence, the proteins below share one genomic window:
- the snx10a gene encoding sorting nexin-10A isoform X2 — translation MDSMLENLSKTEFISICVRDPRLHKDHLWHTHLDYEICLQTNSMCFRKKTSCVRRRYSEFVWLRDGLEQNALIMELPNLPPRNLFFSPGNKEQVLQRMKGFQEFLENVVQIPLLLSDSRLHLFLQSDLSIPKMAKCASGKTRYTVAEAIQRSGGGCISRLEDKASFDSDCESCSSSGLGGSVDTPVR, via the exons ATGGACAGTATGCTAGAGAATCTGTCAAAAACT GAGTTTATCAGCATTTGTGTTCGCGATCCAAGGCTTCATAAAGATCACCTCTGGCACACACATCTCGACTACGAGATTTGTTTACAA ACCAATAGCATGTGTTTTCGAAAGAAGACTTCCTGTGTAAGGCGGCGTTACAGTGAGTTTGTTTGGCTGCGTGACGGTCTGGAACAGAATGCTCTGATCAT GGAGTTACCCAACTTGCCGCCCAGGAACCTGTTCTTCAGTCCGGGGAACAAAGAGCAGGTCTTGCAGAGGATGAAGGGCTTCCAGGAGTTTTTAGAAAA TGTTGTTCAAATACCTTTGTTGTTATCGGACAGTCGACTCCACCTGTTCCTTCAGTCAGACCTCAGCATCCCAAAGATGGCAAAGTGTGCTTCTGGTAAGACCAGGTACACAGTGGCTGAAGCCATACAGCGTTCCGGCGGCGGTTGCATCAGCAGACTAGAAGACAAGGCCTCCTTTGACTCGGACTGTGAAAG CTGTTCTTCGTCAGGCTTGGGAGGAAGTGTGGACACTCCAGTGCGATGA
- the snx10a gene encoding sorting nexin-10A isoform X1 encodes MDSMLENLSKTEFISICVRDPRLHKDHLWHTHLDYEICLQTNSMCFRKKTSCVRRRYSEFVWLRDGLEQNALIMELPNLPPRNLFFSPGNKEQVLQRMKGFQEFLENVVQIPLLLSDSRLHLFLQSDLSIPKMAKCASGKTRYTVAEAIQRSGGGCISRLEDKASFDSDCESSCSSSGLGGSVDTPVR; translated from the exons ATGGACAGTATGCTAGAGAATCTGTCAAAAACT GAGTTTATCAGCATTTGTGTTCGCGATCCAAGGCTTCATAAAGATCACCTCTGGCACACACATCTCGACTACGAGATTTGTTTACAA ACCAATAGCATGTGTTTTCGAAAGAAGACTTCCTGTGTAAGGCGGCGTTACAGTGAGTTTGTTTGGCTGCGTGACGGTCTGGAACAGAATGCTCTGATCAT GGAGTTACCCAACTTGCCGCCCAGGAACCTGTTCTTCAGTCCGGGGAACAAAGAGCAGGTCTTGCAGAGGATGAAGGGCTTCCAGGAGTTTTTAGAAAA TGTTGTTCAAATACCTTTGTTGTTATCGGACAGTCGACTCCACCTGTTCCTTCAGTCAGACCTCAGCATCCCAAAGATGGCAAAGTGTGCTTCTGGTAAGACCAGGTACACAGTGGCTGAAGCCATACAGCGTTCCGGCGGCGGTTGCATCAGCAGACTAGAAGACAAGGCCTCCTTTGACTCGGACTGTGAAAG CAGCTGTTCTTCGTCAGGCTTGGGAGGAAGTGTGGACACTCCAGTGCGATGA
- the snx10a gene encoding sorting nexin-10A isoform X3, producing the protein MDSMLENLSKTEFISICVRDPRLHKDHLWHTHLDYEICLQTNSMCFRKKTSCVRRRYSEFVWLRDGLEQNALIMELPNLPPRNLFFSPGNKEQVLQRMKGFQEFLENRLHLFLQSDLSIPKMAKCASGKTRYTVAEAIQRSGGGCISRLEDKASFDSDCESSCSSSGLGGSVDTPVR; encoded by the exons ATGGACAGTATGCTAGAGAATCTGTCAAAAACT GAGTTTATCAGCATTTGTGTTCGCGATCCAAGGCTTCATAAAGATCACCTCTGGCACACACATCTCGACTACGAGATTTGTTTACAA ACCAATAGCATGTGTTTTCGAAAGAAGACTTCCTGTGTAAGGCGGCGTTACAGTGAGTTTGTTTGGCTGCGTGACGGTCTGGAACAGAATGCTCTGATCAT GGAGTTACCCAACTTGCCGCCCAGGAACCTGTTCTTCAGTCCGGGGAACAAAGAGCAGGTCTTGCAGAGGATGAAGGGCTTCCAGGAGTTTTTAGAAAA TCGACTCCACCTGTTCCTTCAGTCAGACCTCAGCATCCCAAAGATGGCAAAGTGTGCTTCTGGTAAGACCAGGTACACAGTGGCTGAAGCCATACAGCGTTCCGGCGGCGGTTGCATCAGCAGACTAGAAGACAAGGCCTCCTTTGACTCGGACTGTGAAAG CAGCTGTTCTTCGTCAGGCTTGGGAGGAAGTGTGGACACTCCAGTGCGATGA